Genomic DNA from Acidimicrobiales bacterium:
AGTACATGCGGAGGGTCCCGAGCGACCATACCTGTCGCGTCGAGCCGGTCCCGACACCGAGCAGCTGGTAGAGCTGGCGCTCGGTGTCGGCGACCACGTGGAACGGGACGACCAAGTGGGCACGGTGCGCTGCGAGCCGGGACGGGTCGGCGAAGGTGACGACGGCGATCGTGGCGTCACCGAACTGGTCGAGGTGATCGCGCACGGCGATCACGTGTTCCTGGCAGGGCAGTCAAGCCAGGTGACGGTGCAAGATCAGCACGAGCGGACGGTCACGACACGACGTCGCACTCCACGATTGCCCATCGTGGTCGGTCAGTTCCACGCTGGGCAGACGATCGCCGATACGCAGCGTCATCGCACAGCCTTCGGTGCGGGCCAGACCAGGCCGAGGTCCTTCACCGACGCTTCGATCGCGGTGACGAGTTCGTCGGTCGAGCCGTCGCACGCTGCGAGTCCAGCCGGGCCGACCAGGAGGAGCGGGCCTCGATCGGTCTCGGCGAGGACAGCTGGCGCCTGGCCGGCGAGCACCTCTCGAATCGAGTCGGGCTGGTCGTCTCGGTGGAACGTGACGAACTCGACGGGGAGGCCATTCCGACACGCTGTCCACGCCGACTTCTCGCGGATCGTTCCGTGCGTGATGTCACAGAGTGAGCAGTGACGACGGCCGAGGCGCGCACCGACCCAGTATGCGACTTCACCTCGCAGCGTGTGATCGGCGTCGTAGACACCGACGAGCCGGT
This window encodes:
- a CDS encoding AhpC/TSA family protein, giving the protein MRDHLDQFGDATIAVVTFADPSRLAAHRAHLVVPFHVVADTERQLYQLLGVGTGSTRQVWSLGTLRMYWRLLRSGRRLQRPTEDLHQLGADVVVGRNGVIRYLARPSSPDARPPVSELIAALD